Part of the Sulfurovum sp. TSL6 genome, AAGAGAGTGCTGCACTCATTAAGATCCCAAGATAGGCGAAAAGAAACAAAAACCTCTTTTTCAACCCACCTGCATCAGCTATAGCACCAAGCAAAGGAGCGATGAGTACAATGAACAAACTCGAAATAGAATTGGCAAAACCAAGTTGCGCTGTACTAACAGTGACATCAACATTTGCACTAAAGTACCCTTTGAAAAAAATGGGAAAAAACCCTGCTATGATGGTTGTGACATATGCAGAATTTGCCCAATCATAAAATGCCCATGCATAGATGCTTCTGTTTGTACTTTTTTCCATAGCTACATCATGACCTATTTTGGATAAAATAGAGATTATGAATTTTCTAGAACTTTTTAAAAAGCCAAATCTTATCGCAGCACATCGGGGTGACCGCTCACAAAAACCGGAAAATACATTAAGTGCAATTAGGTCATGTATCGGTAAATGTGACTTTATCGAAATTGATGTACAGCTTACAAAAGATTTGGTACCTGTGATCATCCATGATGATACTCTTAGTCGAACCAGTGATGTCTCAAACATAGAAAAATTTAAAGATCGTACGCCATGGAGAGTCTCTGATTTCACACTGAAGGAACTTCAAAGCCTCGATTTTGGCAGTTGGTTTAATCACGGGTATGAACCGATTCTTACTTTGGGAAAAGCACTCCTGTTTGCAAAAGAAGAGCATCTTTTTATAAATGTTGAGATCAAAGATATGTCAAACACTTTTGCAGATGATATGGTTGTTAAAATTATTATCGATATGATTAAAAAAACACAAACCGAGCATTTAGTGCTTCTTTCATCCTTTTATCATCATTATCTTCCCATGTGCAAAAAACTCTCTCCACAGATTCCCACTGCTGCTTTACAAACACATAAACATCCAGATAATCTCATCGATTATCTTCATACTTTGCAAGTGGATGCCTATCATCCTGATGATAAGATCACCAACCAAAAAATTGTGTTCTCATTAAGAGAAGCAGGCTTTTTTGTCAATGTGTTTACGGTCAATAAAACTGAGCGGCGAAAGAAGCTATTTGACTGGGATGTCAATGGTGTTTTTACCGATTATTTAGTGTAGAGTATTATTTTTGTGCTAAAATAAATTAAAGGTACCGCTAAAGATCATGTATGATTTTAAGAATTTAGATGCGTCCTTTAAATAAAGTTGTGGAGATCTTAGATGAAAAATTATATTTATAATACGAACATTGGAACCTTTGAAATACGGCAGATAAGCCATTTGCTTTATCAACTCTGGATGGGGGAAGAACTGCTTGGTGAATATGCCAGTGCGGAACTGGCTGCAGAAGATGTAGCTGCTTTTGATACTGACTATGCAGCATGGGATCAACTCAAAAATGAACTGGATGATGTGCCAACGGATCTTTCAAAATGGGCAGCTCGCGTAGAGGAAACACCTCGCAAGTAATGCAGTATTCCCATAATTTTGCTAAAAATAACAGCATAAAGTTCATCGCTGATTGCCATCTTGGAAAGCTGGCAAAATTTCTTCGACTTATGGGTATCGACACGCTTTACTTTCCCCATATAGAAGATGATGCGCTGCTTCAACTAGCAAAAAATGAGGATCGCACTATTCTTACCAGAGACCGTTGCCTTTCTCAACGTAAAAATGCTCCAGTATTTTTTTTAGAGCCCAAAGAGACTCAATCACAGCTAAAATTACTGATAGACTTGTATAAGCTAAAAGAACACCCTGCTTCCTTCAGCCGATGTATCGTCTGCAACACTCCACTACAAACGATTGACAAGGAAAAGATTATAGAAAGACTGCCAGAAAAGGTCAAAAAGTATTTTAATTATTTTGAATACTGTCCTAAATGTGATCGTATCTACTGGCGTGGTGATCATTACCGACGTATGAAGGCGTATTTGGATCAGGTATTGGAGTCTTAACAAATAAAGGATGATAATGTCAAAACAGCTATTGTGGTTGATAATATGGGGTGTAACCTTTGGATATATGGAGTCAGCTGTCGTTGTATATCTGCGGGAAATATATTATCCCGAAGGTTTTGCATTTCCTTTGGTCATAATTCAAGATCGTATACTGTTGACCGAAGTACTCCGTGAAGCAGCAACACTGCTCATACTCTGGGCAACTGTATCTCTGACGTACAAGAGACTGCAAAGCCGTTTCGCAGCTTTTCTCGTACTCTTTGGACTATGGGACATCTTTTACTATATATTTTTGAAACTGCTTCTAAACTGGCCAGAAAAGGTGAATACTTGGGATATACTTTTTCTGATCCCTTCGCCGTGGGTTGGACCGGTCTGGGCACCAATCCTTGTCTCCCTCGGATTTATCTATGCCGGTACGACCATACTGATGCGCAACCATCAAAAATACTTTTTTCAGTTTGGTAAAGGTTTTATAGTGTTTGAACTTATTGCAGCACTTCTCATTATCATTTCATTTATTATCCCTGGTGTATCTGTGATTGAGCAGAGTCTCCCAACCCACTTTCCGTGGTATCTATTTCTCACAGGATTTCTCACAGGGCTAGGTATTTTTCTTTATTACTTTCACAATTCTGAGCATACCAAATAAGAACTAATATTCAAAACATCATATGGGGCAAAATACTATCCAAATCATCTACTGGTCTTTA contains:
- a CDS encoding glycerophosphodiester phosphodiesterase family protein; the encoded protein is MNFLELFKKPNLIAAHRGDRSQKPENTLSAIRSCIGKCDFIEIDVQLTKDLVPVIIHDDTLSRTSDVSNIEKFKDRTPWRVSDFTLKELQSLDFGSWFNHGYEPILTLGKALLFAKEEHLFINVEIKDMSNTFADDMVVKIIIDMIKKTQTEHLVLLSSFYHHYLPMCKKLSPQIPTAALQTHKHPDNLIDYLHTLQVDAYHPDDKITNQKIVFSLREAGFFVNVFTVNKTERRKKLFDWDVNGVFTDYLV
- a CDS encoding Mut7-C RNAse domain-containing protein, translating into MQYSHNFAKNNSIKFIADCHLGKLAKFLRLMGIDTLYFPHIEDDALLQLAKNEDRTILTRDRCLSQRKNAPVFFLEPKETQSQLKLLIDLYKLKEHPASFSRCIVCNTPLQTIDKEKIIERLPEKVKKYFNYFEYCPKCDRIYWRGDHYRRMKAYLDQVLES